The genomic stretch TTTTAGATATCGCAAAACAAATGTCTGCTAAAGAAATTCTAAGTCTTGAGGGTATAGGTTCAAATAAAATGGATGAAATTAACCCTAAAGTATTTTATTATTGTAGTATGTCTACAAAAGGCGAAAAATTCAGAAGTTACAAGGTAGACACACTTAACGAAGGCATAATTATGGGAGTTACTGGTGCACTTTTAATCAAAAATGACAAATACCCATTTTGTTGTTTATTTGCGGAAACAGCAAGTAACTTACCAGATAGTAGGGCTGCAGCAAAAGTTTTAGAAATATTAAATCAATACCTTAATTTAAAAATTGATACAAAACCCTTACTTAAACAAGCTGAGAAATTTGAATCCAAATTAAAAGATTTAATGAAAGGTTCACAAAAAATGATAGATGAACAAAAGAAAAAGCTTCCAACTTATCTGGGTTGAAACTTTTTTGTTTTTTTTATTATTACCAATCGAAACCCGACACAACCAGTCATCGCTTCACTCGACCTGTTTTTTCAGACCCTCATTTTCTACTCACTAAATAATTTAAATGTAAACCGCCTACGAAACACATGAGTGGAAAATGAGATTTGATAGTGCCTAATTGTGAATACATTCAAATTATAGTATAGAAAGGATTTAATTAAAAGTTTTTAGCGTTGATTGCTTATTTTAATGTGAAAACTCACTTTTGCTTTGTCAAAAAATAATATTTTTTTAGTTTTGATTAAAAGAAATATAATATAACTATCGAGTTATATTCTAGACAAGATATATTTTGAAATATTACAAATGCAACCCCTTTTTATTAAATTGCATAACCTCGCCTATCCCACCATTCGCTTTGCCAATTCCACAACAAGCTACGAGTATTAAGCCCTGAAGTAATTTAACCAAATATATCTCCCACTTTCTCTTTTAATTCCTTATCCATCTCCGTTATACTTTTAGTACCATACAAGTCCATAGTTGTCTTATATGAAAGATGACCTAATACTTTTTGAACTACTTCCAGACTAAGTCCTTTATCCTTTAATATTCTCGCACAACTATGCCTTAAAATGTGAGGGTTAATATTTTTTAATTCAGGAATTGGATTCTCAATTTGAGCTCTTTTTCCGATTTTTGCCACAATCCTATTTATTTCGGTAGTTGAAATATGCTCTTCTTTATTAAGATTAGAGACGGCAGGAAAAAGATATTTTGATTGAGAATTATTCAAAATATATTTCATATATATTTTAAGATCTTCAACAAGCTGATTAGAAAAAAGAGTAGCTAATCTTTCAATTTTTTTCTTTCCAATAATTCTAATTTTTTTAGTCTCAAAATTAATATCTTTAAGTTTTATTTTTGCCATCTCAAAGCGCCTTAAGCCACAATAAGCAAAAAGTTTTATAATAATTTTATCACGCAATTTTTCAGCATGTTCAATTAAAGATTTTATCTGATTTTCAGTTAAATGAAATTGACTTCTGGTATGTCCTTTTTTACTCTTAGGTATCTCTAATATTTTATCCATTTTAGGTATTAAAAGTAATGAAAGTATTTAAATGTTACATATTTAGGTTTTTTGTTACATTTTTTATCACATTTTGACATAAGTGTGACATTTTGAGAACTTTTCAAATAAATGCCCCGCATAAGAGAAAAATTGGATTAGACACATTATACTTAGTTTTGAAAAACATTTCCTATAAAAGCTTTATGACGCCCGAAATTATATCTTAAAAATTGAATACATAACTAAAACATTTAATCAATGACTGAATAATTTCTTGGTATGTTTTTTTAATCAGAGCTTAAATGTTTTACACTCGATACAATATATAAAATCATTGGTATATCCAACAAATAAACTTAATTTGAAAGTAATTAATATGTCAAAAATTATTTTATGATTTATGAAATATATCTCTTATATTAATATTCAATACTAACAAAAATTTCTACAATCTTACTCAATAAACGTCAAGCTGTTTTTGTGAAAGTTTAACTACGTTTTGTTCTTTCTGTACTTTTTTAAATTCCTCATCAAGAGTTATTACCGGCTTACCATTGACATATTTTTTAATAATCGGAATACCTTTGCTAATTATATTAGTCAAATAACTTCTGACAAGTGATTCTGACAATGAAAGCGCATTAGCTATCTCTAAATAAGATATCGCTTTTTGTGCTGAATATATGACTGTAAATATACGTTTTTCATTCACTGATAATGGTTCTATTGTAAATCCTTCCACATCTTCAGCAATTTTGAAAGAATCATCTAATTTTTTTAGAAAAATTTCAATATGCTCAAGTCTGCTGGCAAGTTTATCTATATTAGCATCCATCTCTGTAAGATATTCATAATTAACTTGAATCTCATTGCTATTTTCATTAATAGACTCAAGATGGTGATTAAATTCTTCTTTAATTTTATTAAAAGCACGCTTCAGTTGATGCTTTAATGCGACAACAGAAGCCTGTCTTTCATTATCAATTGCAGTAATGATTAACACCCCCTAACGACTTATAAAACCTATTAATATTTAAGCATTTGGAAACCATTATTCAAAAAATTTATAAACATTAAACCCCAAAAATATTATAAAGAGAATTAATATGAAATTTTTTAAAAAGGAAAATACTGAAAATACTGGAATAATTGAACATGTTAAACAGTCTTTTGAAAAAGTTAAAGGGGAAGTTTTACATATAACTGAATGGGTCTATTTTTTCCATCAAAAGCATCAAGAACATGATATTAGGTTAAAATTACTTGAAAATCAGTTAGCATATATGCCTAAAACTCCTGCTGAAATAAACCAGATTATAGAACAGCATTATTCTCATAATTATTTCACTTCGCGTATAAAAACACTAAATCAAAAGGTTGAGAATATTTTAGATAACCACAGACCACTAATTAGACGTTTAGAAGACGTTGAAAGCTCACTTTCAAAAGTTGGGAAAACAGATGAACCACTATATCACAAGATCAAAGAAATTCATGGAAGAATTGAAGCTATTGAAAGAAAAGCAATATCTATTTCCAATACCCCCAAGAATAACTTAAGGGATAAAATTCTAGAAAAAGTAACAAAAAACTCTAAAGAATATGTAAAAAATATTATAGTATCACTTATAGAGAAATATGGTTCTATATCTGGATTTCAATTAAAAGAAATTGTTGTAGATGAACAAGGACTTTGTTCTAAAAGTTCTTTTTATAGACTATTAGGGGAAGTTGAAAGACAGCACCCTATAAGTCTAATTTGGAATGGAAAAGAAAAACATTATGCGTTACATTTGTCAAAAATAGTATAAGTTTTCAAATAATTTTTCCCCATTTTAATAAGAAATTATTGCAGCTAATTTCTAAAAAAAGTTTACACAATTTATTAAAAAATAAATAAATATGTAAACAAGATTTCTAAAAAAGGGACTATCATAGGACAGTCTTAAGATGGGACTAAGACTGAAGAGTGGCGGAAATCCCCAAATTTAGAGGTTTAAGCCATAGTCCCAGTCCCAGAAAGATGGGACTAAGACGGGACTGGGAATGAGAATAAAATTATACAAATTAATTTAATAATTTAAAATAATAACAAAGATTAGATAAAATTTTATTAAAAAATAATAAAAAAAGAAATAAATTTTAATTATTTCAGATAAACTGTCAATCAAAACTAAGCAACATCTAGTTACCACCCCGCTTAGTCTAATTTCTCAAACCTCGATTTTTCACTCGCTAAATAATCAATATAAACCATCAATAAAATCTACAGATAGAATAGGATTTTTAAAAAAGAAATTAATTAAAAAATTCAAAAAGTAACCTTTGGTTTTAAAGGAATATCTATAAAAATTAAAAATATGCCTTTTAAACTCAAAAGTGAGTGAATAAATAATACCTAAAAAGACCATTATAGACAAAATATAGTAAAAGTGAAGTTTATACTATGTAGGGGTATGAATTTTAAAATCCAATTTAGATAATTTAGATTTACATATTATAGTATAATAGTAAATAATAACCTTAATATCTAAATAATACTTGATAATATAAAGTTATTTATCTTAAAATCAGCGCTAAAATCTGCTAAAATCTAATTATGAAGAATCTTATAGAGATCAATCTAAATTATACCATTAAAAAGACTCACAAGATAGGTTTTATCTATGTTTTACCTTTAAAATTAGTCAAAAGTGAGAGTTTAAGCATTTAATCTAAATAATAATACTAATGTATTTTGAAAAATAATCTCTACTATTATATCTTAGCTTAAAGTTTATGAATATATTACTAAATTGCTAAAAGTGAGATTATTAAATAATTTAGAGTTAAAATCTCTGCCAAAATATGAAATTTAAAGCATATAATTAACCTTAATCAAATATAATCTGCTATTATTCGTTGACTATAAATAAGGGAGATACACACCAAAAGTTATATATAATCCATAGTGCCTAATATATATTATTATGGGATTTGTAAGAACCAAAACAATAAAAGGAAAAAAATATGCTTATATCGTCGAGAATAAGTGGACGACAAATGGCCCTCGACAAAAAAGTAAAAAATATTTAGGCAGAGTTTATGCTTTTCCCAAAGAAAAAATATATAATTTTTCAAACTTTTATAAAAATTATAATCTAGAAATAAAAAATTCAAAAGAATTATTGCAAGATTTAATAAAATTGGAATTGTTTAATCATGGCTTTATTTATGACAATGGCTTATGGAATAACGGAGACTGTATTGCTGATGTAAAAAAACTAAAATTTTTGAATGAAAAGGGCAAAAATATCGTATTCTCTATTAATGAGGGTTTATTATGCAAACCTTTAATTGATAAAATATTGAAATTTAAAATTAATTTTAAAGAAAAATATGAAAAAGAAGGTTATGAACTTGCTAAGCTATTAGTTGAGGCAGGATTAAAAATAGAGCCTGAAATATTTATCAGAATTTATGAATTAACTAAACAGACAAATTCCGCTTT from Candidatus Woesearchaeota archaeon encodes the following:
- a CDS encoding proteasome assembly chaperone family protein, producing MKIELYEKPKNVIIIEGFPGFGLVGTISTEFLLDHLDTKLIGKIWISEMPAIAAIHQSKVVQPLSIHYNKKYNLVIVHGITATVGIEWKIADAVLDIAKQMSAKEILSLEGIGSNKMDEINPKVFYYCSMSTKGEKFRSYKVDTLNEGIIMGVTGALLIKNDKYPFCCLFAETASNLPDSRAAAKVLEILNQYLNLKIDTKPLLKQAEKFESKLKDLMKGSQKMIDEQKKKLPTYLG
- a CDS encoding tyrosine-type recombinase/integrase, whose translation is MDKILEIPKSKKGHTRSQFHLTENQIKSLIEHAEKLRDKIIIKLFAYCGLRRFEMAKIKLKDINFETKKIRIIGKKKIERLATLFSNQLVEDLKIYMKYILNNSQSKYLFPAVSNLNKEEHISTTEINRIVAKIGKRAQIENPIPELKNINPHILRHSCARILKDKGLSLEVVQKVLGHLSYKTTMDLYGTKSITEMDKELKEKVGDIFG